A single window of Terriglobia bacterium DNA harbors:
- a CDS encoding pyridoxal phosphate-dependent aminotransferase translates to MALSPSQRAKRIVQSEIRVMSVECERIKGINLAQGICDTPVPEVVREGACRAMERGINSYTRAEGLADLRRAVAEKMRRFNGLDCDPETEVIIHSGSTGAFYASCLALLNPGDEVILFEPFYGYHLNTLTAVEVKPVFVTLQAPDWNFRPQDLEAVVTPRTRAIMINSPANPSGKVFTRQELEWLADFARRHDLFVFTDEIYEYFIYEGSHISPATLPGMRERTITISGYSKTFSITGWRIGYIICDRKWAQSIAYFHDLIYVCAPAPLQIGVAEGIVKLPDSFYQGITEEYLRKRDLLCNTLSEIGLTPSVPAGAYYVLADASILAGKTSKEKSMTLLRETGVATVAGSAFYQAGGGERLIRFCFAKSDEELREACRRLQMLPEKLGKVAMSHRG, encoded by the coding sequence ATGGCGCTTTCCCCCAGCCAGCGCGCTAAGCGCATTGTCCAGTCGGAAATTCGTGTAATGTCCGTGGAGTGCGAGAGGATTAAAGGCATTAACCTGGCCCAGGGCATCTGTGATACGCCGGTGCCGGAGGTTGTGCGGGAAGGCGCGTGCAGAGCCATGGAGCGCGGTATCAACAGCTATACCCGGGCCGAAGGGCTGGCGGATCTCCGTCGGGCTGTGGCTGAAAAGATGCGCCGATTCAACGGATTGGATTGTGATCCGGAGACTGAAGTCATCATCCATTCTGGATCCACGGGCGCATTCTATGCCAGCTGCCTTGCCTTGTTGAATCCAGGCGATGAAGTCATTCTGTTCGAACCTTTTTATGGCTACCACCTGAACACATTGACCGCTGTAGAAGTGAAGCCGGTCTTTGTCACGCTACAGGCCCCGGATTGGAATTTTCGTCCTCAGGACCTTGAGGCGGTAGTCACTCCGCGCACCCGCGCCATCATGATCAACTCGCCGGCAAACCCTTCAGGAAAGGTCTTTACCCGCCAGGAATTGGAATGGCTGGCTGACTTTGCGCGGCGGCATGATCTATTCGTCTTTACTGACGAAATTTACGAGTATTTTATCTATGAGGGCAGCCACATCAGCCCGGCTACCCTCCCCGGAATGCGCGAGCGCACCATCACTATCTCCGGCTATTCAAAGACCTTCAGCATCACCGGCTGGCGCATCGGCTATATCATCTGCGACCGCAAATGGGCCCAGTCCATTGCCTATTTTCATGACCTGATTTACGTGTGCGCCCCAGCGCCGCTCCAGATCGGCGTGGCGGAAGGAATCGTAAAGCTGCCAGACAGTTTTTACCAGGGAATCACGGAGGAATACCTGCGCAAGCGTGACCTGTTGTGTAACACCTTGAGCGAGATTGGCCTCACGCCCTCAGTCCCGGCAGGCGCGTACTATGTGCTTGCCGATGCCAGTATCCTCGCCGGCAAGACGAGCAAGGAAAAGTCCATGACTTTGCTGCGCGAAACCGGCGTGGCCACTGTCGCGGGTAGCGCCTTCTACCAGGCTGGAGGCGGTGAGCGACTGATCCGGTTCTGCTTCGCCAAATCTGACGAAGAGTTGCGGGAAGCATGCCGCAGGCTTCAGATGCTACCGGAAAAACTGGGGAAGGTCGCGATGTCGCATCGCGGGTAA
- a CDS encoding SidA/IucD/PvdA family monooxygenase: protein MADREIVDILGIGIGPSNLSMAALLYPIKDVTCRFLEKRVRFEWHPGLMFPEANIQVSFLKDLVTLADPTSAFSFVSFLHAQKRLYRFITANFPRISRLEYNQYLQWICASLPNLHFGCDVEEVTHDGDSFVVYGSQGPHYARNLVLGTGLAPSVPSCAKKHLGHPSVFFALEFLDHEIDATGMRVAIVGGGQTGAEIVSRLLLETDKLPKEILWVSRRHNFLPLDESPFANELFTPAYSEYFYKLTPAEKARLLLEQKLASDGIATDLLERIYRRLYNLEFLHHRGRICSLRPGSRIEEIERVDGEWLLTVTSSVGNRTESLPADIIILCTGFEYRMPAFLSGLKHRIHWTEDGYNVGRDFSVEWDGPADQKIYVQNAAQKQRGVADPNLSLIAWRSATIINSLMKRKVYDADQTSSLFDWEQEQKTRQAVGGVL from the coding sequence ATGGCGGACCGCGAAATTGTTGACATTTTGGGAATAGGTATCGGCCCTTCGAATCTCAGCATGGCCGCCCTGCTTTATCCCATCAAAGATGTAACTTGCCGCTTTTTGGAAAAAAGAGTGCGTTTTGAATGGCATCCTGGCCTCATGTTTCCTGAAGCCAACATCCAGGTTTCTTTTTTAAAGGACCTGGTGACGCTCGCGGACCCTACCAGCGCATTTTCTTTTGTCTCGTTCCTGCACGCACAAAAAAGACTATATCGCTTTATCACTGCCAATTTTCCCCGGATCAGCAGGCTGGAATATAACCAGTACTTGCAGTGGATTTGCGCCTCCCTGCCTAATCTCCATTTCGGATGCGATGTAGAAGAAGTTACGCATGATGGCGATTCGTTTGTGGTCTATGGGAGCCAGGGACCGCACTATGCCAGGAATCTGGTGCTCGGAACCGGACTAGCTCCGTCTGTCCCGAGCTGCGCCAAGAAGCACCTTGGCCATCCCAGCGTGTTTTTCGCTTTGGAATTCCTCGACCACGAAATTGATGCCACTGGTATGCGGGTGGCGATTGTCGGCGGCGGACAGACCGGCGCGGAGATCGTTTCGCGCCTTCTGCTGGAAACGGATAAGTTGCCGAAGGAAATCCTCTGGGTGTCGCGGCGTCATAATTTTCTGCCGCTCGATGAGTCTCCCTTCGCCAATGAGCTCTTTACGCCGGCGTACAGCGAATATTTCTACAAGCTCACTCCGGCGGAGAAAGCAAGATTGCTGCTGGAGCAGAAACTTGCCAGCGACGGCATCGCCACCGACTTGCTGGAGAGGATTTATCGCCGTCTCTATAACCTTGAATTTCTGCATCACCGTGGACGCATCTGCTCGTTGCGGCCCGGCAGCCGGATTGAGGAGATCGAAAGGGTCGATGGGGAGTGGCTGCTTACCGTCACCAGTTCGGTCGGGAACAGGACTGAATCGCTTCCCGCCGACATTATCATCTTGTGCACAGGCTTTGAGTACCGGATGCCGGCTTTTCTTTCTGGCTTAAAGCACCGCATTCACTGGACCGAGGATGGCTACAATGTAGGCCGTGATTTCTCCGTCGAATGGGATGGCCCCGCGGACCAAAAGATCTACGTGCAGAATGCAGCCCAGAAGCAGCGGGGCGTGGCCGATCCCAACCTGAGTCTCATAGCATGGCGGAGCGCCACCATCATCAACAGTCTCATGAAGAGAAAAGTTTATGATGCGGACCAGACAAGTTCATTGTTCGACTGGGAGCAGGAACAGAAAACCAGGCAGGCAGTTGGAGGGGTGCTGTGA
- a CDS encoding cupin domain-containing protein yields MKLQELDVSRHQFPFKSSRFTVEPGGNSPLDKHSVAEMWIIVEGTGELLYNEKSHQVKAGDAVYFEPFQTHLIRNHSSQALKVLSFWWQQPCST; encoded by the coding sequence ATGAAGCTGCAGGAATTGGACGTCTCCCGTCATCAGTTTCCCTTCAAATCCTCGAGATTCACCGTGGAACCGGGCGGCAACTCTCCTCTGGACAAGCACAGCGTGGCTGAAATGTGGATCATCGTGGAAGGAACCGGCGAGCTCCTCTATAACGAAAAATCCCACCAGGTAAAAGCGGGCGATGCGGTGTATTTTGAGCCCTTTCAAACCCACCTCATCCGCAACCATTCCTCTCAGGCGCTGAAAGTGCTTTCCTTCTGGTGGCAGCAGCCATGTTC